The Theileria orientalis strain Shintoku DNA, chromosome 3, complete genome genome window below encodes:
- a CDS encoding DEAD-box family helicase, with protein MDSFEDFQVTRLPKSSKTSAIQTTSYQNQNYSTTSDPDSAKDDTYDRILDHMWYDRDDDSFMMHNNYDEENSYYLKSREKKRLAQLPQNAQHIESQTGKSKDNKKRSQRYIDDSLWELNKLKHGGGGSKLANVELEHLKSSNVHKDESKKIVLVRNVIPPFIYEVYGTDKAKTIEELADTGETFNEIYNKFLNQSVSTVKDPTSDIAVMAKKGSSILRQIKDELERSSTRTRFWDLSNSKIGSLIYSNAGENTSSDAGSSERVVHEADRSRVASGGRRDDPVRDKDLNRDRYINSINVDEDEAELLKVKNDLEEVRRSLPVYQHKHEIVSLIQQFQVIILVGETGSGKTTQLPQYLYESGYGEKGLIGCTQPRRVAAVSVSQRVASEVGSRLGDLVGYSIRFEDVTSSKTVVKFMTDGILLRESLMDPDLDKYSVIIMDEAHERSLNTDVLFGILKSVLTRRWDFRLVVTSATIEADKFASFFGNCPIFHIKGRTYPVSIEYMRSVSNDYVESAVEKCISIHISQPPGDVLIFMTGQDDINITCELLDSKLYKLIQSSSSGKNGLINPFVVLPIYSTLPSELQQKVFKKYPYRKIIVSTNIAETSITFQGIKYVIDSGYCKLKVYNSKIGVDSLQICPISQAAANQRSGRAGRTGPGVCYRLYTQRIFINDLFENNIPEIKRTNLCNVVLLLKSLKIVNLLSFDFIDPPSIEAILSAMLQLYILSAIDELGQMTPVGNKMVQFPLEPPLSKIIITSIDLGCLDELLTVVSVLSSPNIYLVENTVNSERESTSSLEREKFMVPESDHLSLLNIYNNWRNSGYSQGFCSQYKLQYKSLKRSREIKTQLQDIIDSKYKYLTGKAGGSKQEAGEDYYSDSDSFEEERGGHRHHGRHRGKYRDDNYDPDHYREDNFGREHRRENDHDRYYHEDNKDEHQQEEASLREVVKNIVDLNSKEDLVRMCICSGYFNNASKLKGFGEYFNLRSFAPCFLHPTSALYGMGYTPEYVVYHEVVVTTKEYMRFVTTVEPEWLYQLAPNFFYLKNLDNSEMVQKSMDRMENQRLLQDLKFKKNVAEKPKQEAKVDVVHFGSKRLKRRPLENVHSFSAHYSRTPYGHVKIVMYLLRLSLWQEVAQLIQTKFTQMQQRFSLIQGLILNANA; from the exons atggACTCGTTTGAGGATTTTCAAGTGACTCGATTGCCGAAATCGTCTAAAACATCAGCTATCCAGACCACCAGTTATCAAAATCAGAATTACTCGACTACCAGTGACCCGGATAGCGCTAAAGATGACACGTATGACAGGATCCTGGATCATATGTGGTACGATAGAGACGACGATAGCTTCATGATGCATAATAACTACGACGAGGAAAATTCATATTACCTGAAGTCGAGAGAGAAGAAAAGGCTGGCACAATTGCCACAAAATGCACAACATATCGAGAGTCAGACAGGGAAGAGTAAAGATAATAAGAAGAGGTCGCAGAGGTACATAGACGATAGTCTGTGGGAGTTGAATAAGCTGAAGcacggaggaggaggaagtaaGTTGGCGAACGTGGAGCTGGAGCATCTAAAGTCGTCAAACGTGCACAAGGACGAGAGCAAAAAGATAGTGCTGGTGAGGAACGTGATACCGCCCTTCATCTACGAAGTCTACGGAACAGATAAGGCGAAAACGATCGAGGAGTTGGCGGACACAGGAGAGACGTTCAACGAGATATACAACAAGTTCCTGAACCAGTCAGTGTCGACAGTGAAGGATCCGACCTCAGATATCGCAGTGATGGCAAAAAAGGGGAGCAGCATTTTGAGACAAATAAAGGACGAACTGGAAAGAAGCTCCACAAGGACGAGGTTCTGGGACCTGTCAAATTCGAAGATCGGGAGTCTGATCTACTCGAACGCAGGAGAAAACACGAGCTCTGACGCCGGTTCGTCGGAAAGAGTGGTCCATGAGGCAGACAGGAGTAGAGTTGCGAGCGGAGGAAGGAGAGATGATCCAGTAAGAGATAAGGATTTGAACAGAGACCGCTACATAAACAGCATCAACGTGGACGAGGATGAGGCGGAGTTGCTGAAGGTGAAGAACGACTTGGAGGAGGTGAGGAGGTCGCTGCCAGTGTATCAGCACAAGCATGAGATCGTATCGCTGATACAGCAGTTCCAG GTCATCATACTGGTCGGAGAGACGGGAAGTGGAAAGACGACGCAGCTGCCGCAGTACCTGTACGAAAGCGGCTACGGAGAAAAGGGGCTTATAGGGTGCACGCAGCCGAGAAGAGTAGCAGCAGTGAGCGTGAGCCAGAGAGTGGCGAGCGAGGTGGGATCAAGGCTGGGAGACCTGGTGGGCTACTCGATCAGGTTCGAGGACGTGACGAGCAGTAAGACGGTGGTGAAGTTCATGACAGACGGAATACTGCTGAGAGAGTCGCTGATGGACCCGGACCTGGACAAGTACTCAGTGATCATCATGGACGAGGCGCACGAAAGGAGCCTGAACACAGATGTGCTCTTCGGAATCCTGAAGTCGGTGCTGACGAGGAGGTGGGACTTTAGACTCGTGGTGACGAGCGCGACCATCGAGGCGGACAAGTTCGCAAGCTTCTTCGGAAACTGCCCAATCTTCCACATCAAGGGGAGGACGTACCCGGTCTCAATAGAGTACATGCGGAGCGTGTCGAACGACTACGTGGAGTCGGCAGTGGAGAAGTGCATATCGATACACATATCGCAGCCGCCGGGCGACGTGCTGATATTCATGACGGGGCAGGACGACATCAACATCACGTGCGAACTGCTGGACAGCAAGCTGTACAAGCTGATACAAAGCAGCAGCTCAGGTAAGAACG GCCTAATAAACCCGTTTGTTGTACTGCCGATATATTCTACGCTACCAAGTGAATTGCAGCAAAAGgtgtttaaaaagtacCCGTACAGGAAGATAATAGTGTCGACGAACATAGCGGAGACTTCAATCACGTTTCAGG GCATTAAGTACGTGATCGACAGCGGTTACTGTAAGCTGAAGGTGTACAACTCGAAGATAGGAGTAGATTCGCTGCAAATATGCCCAATCAGCCAGGCGGCAGCGAATCAGAGAAGCGGAAGAGCAGGAAGGACAGGGCCAGGCGTGTGCTACAGACTGTACACGCAGAGGATATTCATCAACGACCTGTTCGAAAACAACATACCTGAGATAAAGAGGACGAACCTGTGCAACGtggtgctgctgctgaagtcGCTGAAGATCGTTAACCTGCTCTCGTTTGACTTCATAGACCCGCCCTCGATCGAAGCGATACTGTCGGCAATGCTGCAGCTGTACATACTTAGCGCAATCGACGAGTTGGGGCAGATGACGCCAGTAGGAAACAAGATGGTGCAGTTCCCGCTGGAGCCGCCACTGTCCAAGATCATAATCACGTCAATAGACCTCGGATGCCTGGACGAGCTGCTGACGGTGGTGAGCGTGCTCTCGTCGCCGAACATCTACCTGGTGGAAAACACGGTGAACTCGGAGAGGGAGAGCACGAGCAGCCTGGAGAGGGAGAAGTTCATGGTGCCGGAGTCGGATCACCtgtcgctgctgaacatATACAACAACTGGAGGAACAGCGGCTACTCGCAGGGCTTCTGCAGCCAATACAAGCTGCAGTACAAGTCGCTGAAGAGATCGAGGGAGATAAAGACGCAGTTGCAGGACATCATTGACTCAAAGTACAAGTACCTGACGGGGAAGGCAGGAGGAAGTAAGCAAGAAGCAGGTGAAGATTACTATTCGGACAGTGACTCGTTCGAGGAAGAACGAGGAGGGCACCGCCACCATGGCCGTCACCGCGGCAAATACAGGGATGATAACTATGACCCTGATCATTATCGAGAGGATAATTTTGGCCGTGAACACCGCCGGGAGAATGACCATGACAGATATTACCATGAGGACAACAAAGACGAGCACCAACAGGAAGAAGCCAGTCTTAGGGAGGTCGTCAAGAACATTGTGGACCTGAACAGCaaggaggacctggtgcGGATGTGCATCTGCAGCGGCTACTTCAACAACGCCTCGAAGCTCAAGGGCTTCGGCGAGTACTTTAACCTGCGGAGCTTCGCGCCGTGCTTCCTGCATCCGACCTCTGCGCTCTACGGCATGGGCTACACGCCGGAGTACGTCGTGTACCACGAGGTGGTGGTGACCACCAAGGAGTACATGCGGTTCGTCACGACCGTAGAGCCGGAGTGGCTGTACCAGCTCGCGCCGAACTTCTTCTACCTCAAGAACCTAG ATAACTCTGAAATGGTCCAGAAGAGCATGGACAGAATGGAGAACCAGAGACTCCTGCAGGACCTCAAGTTCAAGAAGAACGTAGCGGAGAAGCCGAAACAGGAGGCGAAGGTGGACGTGGTACACTTTGGCTCCAAACGACTGAAGAGAAGACC GCTGGAAAACGTACACTCATTTTCAGCACATTACTCACGCACTCCGTATGGGCATGTTAAAATAGTCATGTATCTGCTTCGCCTCAGCCTCTGGCAGGAAGTTGCACAGCTCATTCAAACCAAATTCACTCAGATGCAGCAGCGATTTAGCCTAATTCAGGGGTTAATCTTAAATGCAAATGCGTAA
- a CDS encoding lysine-tRNA ligase gives MSTKDPESTEEQDSRHYYQNRLETVQQWRQNKTAYPHKFEVNISIKEFIKKYEHLEPGEHLGDDKVLIAGRVSRLASSSSKLRFLDIKSDGMKLQVFANFANHDQSTGDFNETYNNIKRGDIIGITGFPGKSKRGELSVFPTSAKILSPCLHMLPDKFGLKDNEVRFRQRYLDIMMNDDSMNVLKTRSRIIDYLRRYFKSKDFFEVETPMLKTTSTGASAKPFVTHHNELDMSLFMRIAPELPLKLIIIGGFEKVFEIGKCFRNEGIDPTHNPEFTSLEFYWAYADYNDLIKTTEDLLSSLVFDLFGKYEVTYHPDGPEGKEVVIDFTPPFERVSMIEELENNMKTKLSPPYDSEENVAKYLKAIKEEGLDMPKPAVPAKLIDQLVGHFIEDRIVKPTFIVDFPQCTSPLAKWHRSKENLVERFELFICGKELINAYTELNDPITQRDCFKQQQKAKDLGDDEAQPPDEAFCTALEYGLPPTGGWGMGIDRLTMFLTDKNNIKVSSA, from the exons ATGAGTACGAAGGATCCAGAGTCAACTGAGGAACAGGACTCGAGGCACTATTACCAAAACAGGCTTGAAACAGTTCAGCAATGGAGGCAAAATAAGACTGCCTACCCTCATAAATTTGAG GTGAACATATCAATAAAGGAGTTCATTAAAAAGTACGAACACCTCGAGCCAGGGGAACACCTGGGCGACGATAAAGTATTGATTGCTGGAAGAGTGTCGAGGCTCGCATCGAGCTCATCTAAGCTGCGCTTCCTCGACATAAAGTCGGATGGAATGAAGCTGCAAGTGTTTGCAAATTTCGCAAACCATGATCAGTCTACGGGGGATTTTAATGAGACCTACAATAACATTAAGAGAGGCGATATCATAGGGATCACGGGATTCCCAG GTAAATCGAAGAGGGGAGAGCTGAGTGTATTTCCGACGAGCGCAAAGATCCTGTCGCCCTGCCTTCACATGCTTCCAGATAAATTTGGTCTGAAGGACAACGAAGTTAGATTCAGACAGAGGTACCTGGACATCATGATGAACGACGATAGCATGAACGTGTTGAAGACGAG ATCGAGGATTATTGATTACTTGAGGAGATACTTTAAAAGTAAGGACTTTTTCGAAGTGGAGACGCCGATGCTGAAGACGACGTCGACGGGAGCTTCAGCGAAGCCATTTGTGACTCACCACAACGAGCTCGACATGAGCCTGTTCATGAGAATAGCGCCGGAACTGCCACTAAAGCTGATAATCATAGGAGGATTTGAAAAGGTCTTTGAAATAGGAAAGTGTTTCAGAAACGAAG GAATTGATCCCACACACAACCCAGAGTTCACAAGCTTAGAGTTCTACTGGGCGTACGCAGACTACAATGACCTTATTAAAACGACGGAAGACCTGTTGAGCT CGCTCGTCTTTGATCTGTTTGGCAAGTATGAGGTGACGTATCACCCAGATGGACCGGAGGGGAAGGAAGTGGTGATAGACTTTACTCCACCTTTTGAAAGAGTCTCCATGATAGAGG aaCTCGAAAACAACATGAAGACGAAGCTAAGTCCGCCGTACGACTCAGAAGAAAACGTCGCAAAGTACCTCAAGGCAATAAAGGAGGAGGGGCTGGACATGCCGAAGCCAGCAGTGCCGGCGAAGCTGATTGACCAG TTGGTTGGACACTTCATCGAAGATAGAATCGTGAAGCCGACATTCATAGTGGACTTCCCGCAGTGCACGTCGCCGCTAGCAAAATG GCACAGAAGCAAGGAAAACCTGGTGGAAAGATTTGAGCTATTTATATGCGGAAAGGAGCTGATTAACGCGTACACGGAATTGAACGATCCAATCACGCAAAGAGACTGCTTCAAGCAGCAGCAGAAG GCAAAGGATTTGGGAGACGACGAGGCCCAGCCGCCGGACGAGGCGTTCTGCACAGCGCTGGAGTACGGACTCCCGCCGACGGGAGGCTGGGGAATGGGCATAGACAGACTGACGATGTTCCTCACAGACAAAAACAACATTAAGGTGAGCAGCGCTTAA
- a CDS encoding small nuclear ribonucleoprotein: protein MVRTEERRDKLQKIMTQPINQIFRFFTGGTRVQIWLFEQPYMKIEGTIRGFDEYMNMVLDDAQEVYMKKNLKKDVGRILLKGDCMTLITAASSR, encoded by the exons ATGGTGAGAACGGAAGAGAGAAGGGACAAATTACAGAAGATTATGACCCAGCCAATT AACCAAATATTCCGGTTCTTTACTGGCGGAACAAGAGTACAAATTTGGCTATTCGAACAACCATATATGAAAATAGAAGGAACTATACGC GGGTTTGATGAATATATGAACATGGTTCTGGACGACGCACAGGAAGTGtatatgaaaaaaaatCTTAAAAAGGACGTCGGAAGAATTCTGCTAAAGGGCGACTGTATGACACTAATCACAGCAGCAAGCTCCAGATAA
- a CDS encoding uncharacterized protein (3'-5' exonuclease domain containing protein), whose translation MDLFVDAIDSKIHSLEEYQELVKIRTSNTKSDSNSSKNNNDDSKKGKNNKSPQNLVEPSDNTEVDNLVPNPTEKSSEEENGPVPFLNSLVDSCTHLVRTTNLIFTDEDRNILSEKSKQGKISEIYKACQRSIQIIHNIVKKVAPDYVYDKGTSAVDVLLDEIKNDFKRLQIPMDDDPAEVTEKRLETVSVSKKKSKSSKNELSEESDKLENELSEESDKLENELSEESDKLENELSEESDKLENELSEESDEDNSESKEEQPKEDPDAKNENNLTKKTLNEDEDDILSEHSFEIDLKNYKLPPRPQDKWKSSIDNFTTIPHINKRKKKYNKVLPQIIYNKEDVEQRFFKKGFVPQIYPRFEQLRMVSKIIVVNRHPYMQELNSLEWSEEKLDSTHQGYNILGGEWNLLEKSEPLELGESKYKMVLTEEDLKAMIEKIQNNTILSIDVEHWSKNTYRGIVCLIQLSTPEENYIVDPFDIFTKLNILNVVTTDPRILKVMHGSDNDIEWLQRDFGVYIVNMFDTRQAAKVLNLKEESLMKLIDKYFNVKMNKKYQLADWSKRPLDEEMLNYACSDSNYLIPLYIKMKNEILSTSDGKVKMIRVMNYSKNICLTQYVDNGVEMYRKFIRITKKNKIERKSMSFVQYNFMLNLLEFRNYAARKLDVSEQMVIRDYQLGLLVKKLLMGTIFEKIIFDFMKLVHHEIPKLVEIKNALCLVRKKLNNSILTLKEPQSIQFILDFLNEDDKKLHLDEVQKMKNTKCIDNTLKVYNKFVANGLFNNTSTMQTGIEQEKPQSKVEEILEKRSLVEEANIVEDWKRKRFNM comes from the exons ATGGATCTTTTTGTTGATGCAATAGATTCTAAAATACACTCCTTGGAAGAGTACCAGGAACTTGTCAAAATTAGAACAAGCAACACAAAGAGTGACTCTAATTccagtaaaaataataatgatgactctaaaaaaggtaaaaataataaaagtcCACAAAATCTGGTCGAACCCAGCGACAACACAGAGGTGGATAATCTAGTACCAAATCCTACCGAAAAAAGTAGCGAAGAGGAAAATGGCCCAGTCCCATTCCTTAATTCTTTAGTAGATTCTTGTACACATCTGGTTAGAACCacaaatttgatttttacaGACGAAGATCGCAACATTTTGTCCGAGAAGTCAAAGCAAGGTAAAATCTCTGAAATATACAAAGCATGCCAGAGGTCGATCCAAATAATACATAACATTGTGAAAAAAGTAGCACCGGACTATGTGTACGATAAGGGGACCAGCGCTGTGGATgtgctgctggacgagATAAAAAACGATTTTAAAAGGCTCCAAATACCGATGGATGACGATCCAGCCGAGGTAACAGAGAAAAGACTCGAGACAGTTAGTGTAtcgaagaagaagtcgaAAAGCTCAAAAAATGAGTTGAGTGAGGAGTCTGATAAATTAGAAAATGAGTTGAGTGAGGAGTCTGATAAATTAGAAAATGAGTTGAGTGAGGAGTCTGATAAATTAGAAAATGAGTTGAGTGAGGAGTCTGATAAATTAGAAAATGAGTTGAGTGAGGAGTCTGACGAAGATAATAGCGAGAGTAAGGAAGAGCAACCGAAGGAAGATCCAGACGCCAAGAATGAGAATAACCTTACCAAAAAAACATTGAACGAAGATGAGGATGATATACTGAGTGAGCACAGTTTCGAGATTgatttgaaaaattataaactgCCTCCGAGACCACAAGATAAGTGGAAATCCTCTATAGACAACTTCACGACGATACCGCACATTAACAAAAGGAAAAAGAAGTATAATAAGGTGCTGCCACagataatatataataaggAGGACGTGGAACAAAGGTTCTTCAAAAAGGGATTCGTGCCGCAAATTTACCCGAGATTTGAGCAATTGAGAATGGTGAGCAAGATTATAGTAGTAAACAGGCATCCGTACATGCAGGAGTTGAATTCACTGGAATGGTCTGAAGAAAAGCTGGACTCTACACACCAAGGCTACAACATACTGGGAGGAGAGTGGAACCTGCTGGAAAAGTCGGAGCCACTAGAGCTGGGGGAGTCGAAGTACAAGATGGTGCTGACGGAGGAAGATCTTAAGGCGATGatagaaaaaatacaaaataacaCGATACTGTCGATCGACGTGGAGCACTGGAGCAAGAACACGTACAGAGGGATCGTGTGCCTGATACAGCTGAGCACGCCGGAAGAAAACTACATCGTGGACCCATTTGACATCTTCACGAAACTGAACATCCTGAACGTGGTGACGACGGACCCGAGGATCCTGAAGGTGATGCACGGCTCGGACAACGACATAGAGTGGCTGCAGAGGGACTTCGGAGTGTACATAGTTAACATGTTCGACACGAGGCAGGCGGCCAAAGTACTTAATCTGAAAGAAGAATCGCTGATGAAGCTGATCGACAAGTACTTCAACGTCAAGATGAACAAAAAGTATCAGCTCGCAGATTGGTCAAAAAG GCCCCTGGACGAAGAAATGTTGAACTACGCGTGCTCAGATAGCAACTACCTCATACCGCTctacattaaaatgaaaaatgaaatactGAGCACTAGCGATGGGAAGGTCAAAATGATAAGAGTGATGAACTACAGTAAAAACATATGCCTGACACAGTACGTGGACAACGGAGTGGAAATGTACCGCAAGTTTATCAGAATAAcgaagaaaaataaaattgaacgTAAGAGTATGAGCTTTGTACAATACAACTTCATGCTTAACCTGCTGGAGTTCAGAAACTACGCAGCAAGGAAGCTGGACGTGTCGGAGCAGATGGTAATAAGGGACTATCAATTGGGACTGTTGGTTAAGAAGCTG TTGATGGGTACAATATTCGAAAAGATCATTTTCGACTTCATGAAGTTGGTGCATCACGAAATTCcgaagctggtggaaattaaaaac GCCCTGTGTTTGGTGCGcaaaaagttaaataattCGATATTGACGTTGAAGGAGCCGCAATCGATTCAGTTCATACTGGATTTCCTcaatgaagatgataaaaag ttgCATTTGGATGAAGTGCAAAAAATG AAGAATACAAAGTGCATAGATAATACATTGAAggtgtataataaatttgtagcTAATGGGctttttaataatacttCGACGATGCAAACTGGCATAGAGCAAGAAAAGCCGCAAAGCAAAGTCGAAGAAATATTAGAAAAAAGGTCATTAGTGGAAGAAGCAAATATCGTCGAAGAttggaagaggaagaggtTTAATATGTAA
- a CDS encoding MUS81 endonuclease homolog encodes MSNEESDNSLNRINLVNPANRLIYLKLIELREIYRNRSPKLCLSLTKAITSLKRYPLPITNLREIFIISGIGAQFYKHLNRVIKGKTPTVDDEDLKKHRINSLYRICEFMQMNNYFNAVSTKSYRPPTYSNTWTFLCILGFFSDCKNEVNSRLTLDDVSSMFQEFSKIFPKAKLTSFGFLKILTSKQIINFRRQGQEVVSQDDFQYKYKHRYTYGLTEEGRELVESLLSKLDIPLDNIKATFNKIYDITNGIISNRSNNEFLNIDSYKCSQAESPNSVTSSVTKTPAKTLTVSDLSISHKPELNLDHDSHAYFKNLRDRLKIKYGIDVFAYSDYEIITVVDKRELHDSNGKYFVKLTNLFKDANKSLVFKQLPLGDVVWIIKLNLPTQNEHFHINGTDGFNINGVGLGPKAKGDLIKKEKKSPKKSQEDPEEQDWYVLDWILERKTTIDLNSSIMDGRYNEQKLRLLNLRGFTRVIYLFEDSPLEQVTNKFAKLGQRALNYKAIKTAKINTKFVSGFNVINTSSLSHSACMLLYLHLAIENYFKEKFRTMRVMGDFDLHSFVSKNHYRFSRFKEENRKRFKLTYHELFGRQLRCIPKMGEQLTAAILSLWPTPYLFHAAINRLTLEEINKELSQLKRKCKMSNQVYESCRDLFMNSSCASSHLEADSDTPGGQISA; translated from the exons ATGTCCAATGAAGAGAGTGACAATTCCTTAAATAGGATTAACTTGGTTAACCCTGCAAACAggttaatatatttaaaactaattGAACTTCGTGAAATATATCGCAACAGGTCTCCAAAGTTATGTTTATCGCTTACTAAG GCAATCACATCACTGAAACGTTATCCTCTACCTATAACGAACCTGCGggaaatttttataatttctgGGATAGGCGCTCAATTTTATAAGCACCTTAACAG GGTTATAAAGGGGAAAACACCGACGGTTGACGATGAGGACCTAAAGAAGCACAGAATAAACAGCCTGTACCGCATTTGCGAGTTTATGCAGATGAACAACTACTTCAACGCAGTTAGCACGAAGTCGTACAGGCCCCCGACGTACTCGAACACGTGGACGTTTCTGTGTATTCTGGGATTCTTCAGCGACTGCAAGAACGAAGTGAACAGCAGGCTGACTCTGGATGACGTTTCGAGCATGTTCCAGGAGTTCTCAAAGATCTTCCCGAAGGCGAAGCTGACCAGTTTCGGCTTCCTGAAAATACTTACCAGCAAGCAGATCATCAATTTCAGGAGGCAGGGCCAGGAGGTGGTCTCCCAGGACGACTTCCAGTACAAGTACAAGCACAGGTACACCTACGGGCTGACGGAAGAGGGCAGGGAGTTGGTGGAGTCGCTCCTGTCTAAGCTGGACATACCACTTGACAACATCAAGGCCACCTTCAACAAGATCTACGACATAACGAACGGCATCATCAGCAACAGGAGCAACAACGAGTTCCTTAACATAGACTCATACAAGTGCTCCCAGGCTGAGAGCCCCAATTCTGTGACGAGTTCAGTGACTAAAACGCCCGCGAAGACGCTAACTGTTTCCGATCTTTCGATCTCGCATAAGCCCGAGTTGAATTTGGACCACGACAGTCAtgcatattttaaaaatttgagGGACAGgcttaaaattaagtacGGAATCGATGTGTTTGCATACTCGGACTACGAAATCATAACAGTCGTGGACAAGAGGGAGCTGCACGACTCGAACGGGAAGTACTTTGTGAAGCTGACGAACCTGTTCAAGGACGCGAACAAGTCTCTCGTCTTTAAGCAGCTGCCGCTCGGGGACGTGGTGTGGATAATCAAGCTCAACCTTCCCACGCAGAACGAGCATTTTCACATAAACGGCACGGACGGCTTCAACATCAACGGAGTGGGCCTCGGACCCAAGGCTAAGGGCGACTTGATTAAGAAGGAGAAAAAGTCGCCCAAGAAGTCCCAGGAGGACCCCGAGGAGCAGGACTGGTACGTGCTCGACTGGATTCTGGAGAGAAAGACCACCATTGACCTGAACTCGAGCATAATGGACGGCAGGTACAACGAGCAGAAGCTGCGCCTGCTGAACCTGAGGGGCTTCACCAGGGTGATATACCTCTTCGAGGACTCGCCCCTGGAGCAGGTGACGAACAAGTTCGCGAAGCTGGGCCAGCGTGCGCTTAACTACAAGGCCATCAAGACTGCTAAAATAAACACCAAGTTCGTCTCCGGCTTCAACGTGATTAATACGTCGAGCCTGTCCCACAGCGCGTGCATGCTCCTATACCTGCACCTCGCCATTGAGAACTACTTCAAGGAGAAGTTCAGGACGATGCGCGTGATGGGCGACTTTGACCTGCACAGCTTCGTCAGCAAGAACCACTACAGGTTCTCGCGCTTCAAGGAGGAGAACCGGAAGCGCTTCAAGCTGACCTACCACGAGCTGTTCGGCCGCCAGCTCCGGTGCATTCCCAAGATGGGAGAGCAGCTCACCGCAGCCATACTCTCACTGTGGCCCACTCCGTACCTCTTCCACGCGGCCATAAACAGGCTAACCCTTGAGgaaataaacaaggagCTATCGCAGCTCAAGCGAAAGTGTAAAATGTCAAATCAG gTATACGAATCGTGCCGGGACCTATTCATGAATTCATCATGTGCCTCCTCACACTTGGAAGCTGATTCTGATACACCTGGTGGGCAGATATCAGCATGA
- a CDS encoding syntaxin, whose amino-acid sequence MQLGKFKPPSFEIGTNVKYEKLVSNNIKHIKADMLYIEHNVGDLSNKFASKKLLETIRSKLENVHALISVTDGYLAEWEIQIQQSPSFQMDDDSFERLSGQFKRETAKVGRLSELVKQKSIYSDSISTDDGSSLDLMSSVDTHFINEAKLDFEYDEQLVPLFTIGEKELLLSDSIVQTRNEGIMNIKGQIEQARDIFKDLATIVTVQDEGFQRIENNLVDAKLNSMETLTEIEQYKMNRKSNKKRTMWLIGIISCLGSGIFYGYRYIYPLLI is encoded by the exons ATGCAACTAGGCAAATTTAAACCACCTTCCTTCG AGATTGGAACTAATGTGAAGTATGAAAAACTCGTTTCGAACAACATCAAGCACATAAAGGCGGATATGCTTTATATTGAACACAAC GTTGGAGATTTATCGAACAAGTTTGCGTCCAAAAAACTCTTGGAGACCATAAGGAGTAAGCTGGAGAACGTCCATGCCCTAATAAGCGTGACGGACGGGTACCTGGCGGAGTGGGAGATTCAGATACAGCAGTCGCCGAGCTTTCAGATGGACGACGACTCCTTTGAGCGCCTGTCAGGCCAGTTCAAGCGCGAAACCGCGAAGGTGGGCAGGCTGTCGGAGCTGGTGAAGCAGAAGTCAATATACAGCGACTCAATAAGCACCGACGACGGCTCAAGCCTGGACTTGATGAGCTCTGTGGACACGCACTTCATCAACGAGGCGAAGCTGGACTTCGAGTACGACGAACAGCTGGTGCCGCTGTTCACAATAGGCGAAAAGGAGCTACTCCTCTCAGACTCCATTGTACAAACGAGAAATGAAGGAATCATGAATATAAAGGGCCAAATAGAGCAG GCCAGAGATATATTCAAGGACCTGGCGACGATAGTGACTGTGCAGGACGAAGGCTTTCAGAGGATAGAGAATAACCTCGTCGACGCAAAGCTGAACAGCATGGAAACGCTAACTGAAATAGAACAGTATAAAATGAACagaaaatcaaataaaaaaag GACCATGTGGCTAATAGGGATCATTTCGTGCCTAGGATCGGGAATATTCTACGGATACAGGTACATATATCCACTATTGATATGA